A window of Centroberyx gerrardi isolate f3 chromosome 6, fCenGer3.hap1.cur.20231027, whole genome shotgun sequence genomic DNA:
AGAGCGCTGTCTTAATATGTCTTGGCACATCTAAACATTAATCTGCTTAAAGctaacacattttcaaaatgtcctATGAAACTCAAAAATAATACAATAGGATATGCAAACATGcaaaataaacattcaattgTATAAAGAGTTAGGGTTGAAATAAAATCAGAGACAATTAATTACCATAAAACTTCTACAACATTTGCAGCATGTGAATGGAAATACAAATTGCCTACAGTAACTATTAAAAATGGACTAGCCCCAGAAAATTTGGAAAATCCTTTCCAGTAAATTTGGtaatcacataaaaaaacagcaaaacacttGGTTTAAAGACCTTAAGTACTAGTGTACAAAGATTTGCAGTGAAtgcctttttttgttgtttgttgtaacttaatgtgtaatatttgcGTAAATACATCAAAAGAACGTTGGAATGATTCTGAAAGCTTAGCTAATCTGACAACAACTGAGGACAGGTATTGTATGCATTTTGATAAAAGCTGATTATAAATAAGCTATCTCAGAACAGCGTTTTCCCCTGTGCAGATCTTCTTTAACGGAGGTGCTCCTGATCCATCCAGTTCCTCCTGTTGAATGAAGTTGAACATATTGAAATGGGTTACGTAAATAAACACATGGTTACAAACAAATACAGTTTTTACCAATTTTTCTTCAAGAAATAGGGCTGGATATGAATTAAGCAAAGCTTTGATTATTTAGTCCAATGCCAATTTAATTGGGGATGAGGGTTTGGTCTTCCCTTAATTCACATCCATGGAGCATGCTCAGAAGGTGAACCTGTGTGCTTGGGGCGCTCCGCCTGCCACTGCCCGATGAAAGAAGGTCCTCCTTGATCAGAGTAGGAGGTTCATCTGCCCCTTCCTGTCCAGGATGAAGTGGCTCTGCGTTCACCATGAGACATGGAGTTACAATCTGAGATCATCATGCTGTTATATTGATTTTATGGCATATTTATTCAatgaaaaacatacttgtaCTATTAAATGTGGTATatacactgcctgtcaaaatTTTGGGGACACCTGTTGAAAATGCTTGATAAataagcatgttttctttgttggtttacaataacttaaccccattaaagactaactagatttagtttgagaaaaaaaaatcatacatgcgAATATTTGTGATAACACTAAACTGTACTAAACtatactaaaactaaactacacaTTCATCAAAAAACCTCCTTAGCAGCTGTAGCTGCTGCACATGCTTCCTTCATGTGAACAGTCAGTTTTTCCAGGCGTTCCTCAGACGCTCTGCCTCTGCAGGACGTCCCAGAGGGTTGCACTGCTGGTTGGTCGGCAAAACCTTCTCTTCAAACCAAAGAGAAACTTTGATGgacatgaagctgagtgttgatgaaatatatccaaagtattagtaaatagctattttatgttaacaaaagcattgTAGGCATTTTTATTCcttcttcattgaaaaatgagaaaatcaaatagtagtttgaaaatttagaaaaggcAAGGTGTCCCCAATTTTTTGACGGGCAATGTATATCTAGGAGGAATATGTAAATCTGTAAATTCTAATTGAGTTGTGCATGGCTACTACAGATTaaaattattctattctattctactttgCAAAGAAATATCACAGCAAGTTGTATTGATGTATAGAGTCAAGGCATAGGACAGGGCTATTTAGACATGCAATATATCTGTCTCTAAAATGCCATTATGAGATCAGGTACATATCTGATATGTGctaaaatagatttaaaaaaaaaaaaatcatatgaaTAAATAGCCTGCTAACCAACAGTTCAGTCttgatttgtgaacatgaacaagtctGCCCCCAAGCTAGAAACcacacagcccacacacacttaatgatTTGATTAAGAGACAaatcctgcagctcctccatcaACAGTGAAGACACAGAGTGACAGTGCAGTGCACAACTGGGTGACTTGATATAGATAtgtacatgtttgtttgttgctgttgtttatgACTGTTATCACTAAAATATCTCTAAGTCATCATCAGTGGAGAAGCTCCAGGTTTTATCTATTTGGGACGATTAGAGACCTGGTTCACTGGTTTTTAACTTTGCTGGAGATACCTTTACATTTATTAACATCAAATTAGCTTTATTTAAAATCATAGGAATACCATGTGACATTGAGTGAAAAGATGCCGGAGAGACCCACATACCATCCACACTCTCCTGGCCCAACATCGGAGGCTGAGAGTCTTCTGTGCGGAGGCTGGAGGCGTGTGGGGGGCTGACCTGCTGTGAGctggaggtgctgctgctgttgtccaTCTTAGGCTGGTAAACATCTGACAGAAAGCTCTGGTTGCTGTTTTCATCTGAAGAGCAGAAGAACACGGGACTCACACAGAATAATAACAAGTGACAGCTCAAACTTCTCCCACATGTCATCGTGTGACCAGGGTTTCAGTCATGTAGTTCAGTCGTTGCTTGAATCTCATCAcagttacattattacattgtatTCAGCACTTGCTAGTTCTAGAGAGGGTCCAGCAGCATGACACCCTTTGTAAAAACTGGACAATCTCTGTATCAATGGCTCTCTTTTTGCCTTATACACATCATCATGCATGTAATGGTTcagatatgaagagtttcactctgaaat
This region includes:
- the bcl7bb gene encoding B-cell CLL/lymphoma 7 protein family member B-B; amino-acid sequence: MNHNSIKMSGRSGRAETRSRAKDDIKKVLAAIEKVRKWEKKWVTVGDTSLRIFKWVPVTETKQIYRSKSTGGEGRGLKDVVLENTSSLLDFTDENSNQSFLSDVYQPKMDNSSSTSSSQQVSPPHASSLRTEDSQPPMLGQESVDEPLHPGQEGADEPPTLIKEDLLSSGSGRRSAPSTQEELDGSGAPPLKKICTGENAVLR